A section of the Phaseolus vulgaris cultivar G19833 chromosome 8, P. vulgaris v2.0, whole genome shotgun sequence genome encodes:
- the LOC137827109 gene encoding ADP-ribosylation factor GTPase-activating protein AGD3 isoform X2 → MQFAKLDDSPMFRKQIQCMEESAESLRERSLKFYKGCRKYTEGLGEAYDGDIAFASALETFGGGHNDPISVAFGGPVMTKFTIALREIGTYKEVLRSQVEHMLNDRLLQFVNIDLQEVKEARKRFDKASLIYDQTRERFLSLRKGTKTDVATALEEELHSARSTFEQARFNLVTALSTVEAKKRFEFLEAVSGTMDAHLRYFKQGYELLHQMEPYINQVLTYAQQSRERSNYEQAALNERMQEYKRQIDRESRWASNGSNGSPNGDGIQAIGRSSHKMIEAVMQSAAKGKVQTIRQGYLSKRSSNLRGDWKRRFFVLDSRGMLYYYRKQCSKSSGSSSQHSGQRNSSELGSGLLSRWLSSHHHGGVHDEKSVAHHTVNLLTSTIKVDADQSDLRFCFRIISPTKNYTLQAESALDQMDWIEKITGVIASLLSSQIPERMLPASPMGSGHHRSTSESSSFESSDFDHSAIEECAADRSLASAHLERPSRSLQQQRSCTKSEKPIDVLRRVCGNDKCADCGAPEPDWASLNLGVLVCIECSGVHRNLGVHISKVRSLTLDVKVWEPSVISLFQSLGNTFANSVWEELLQSRSAIQVDLVPTGLSKSDKPLMFFFPKPCQSDSLSVKEKFIHAKYAEKLFVRKPKDNRLSVAQQIWEAVHANDKKAVYRYIVNSDVDVNVAYEQMCNSSLTLAKVMILQEQPSHDHSSTLAGNTLDWSSSKEGQVMDNLDGCTLLHLACETADIGMVELLLQYGANVNASDSRGQTPLHRCILKGRSAFARLMLSRGADPRAVDEQGRTPIELAAESNAGEREVHAPSNDSNG, encoded by the exons ATACAATGCATGGAGGAAAGTGCTGAATCTTTAAGAGAGAGaagtttaaaattttacaaaggaTGTAGAAAATACAC TGAAGGACTCGGGGAGGCCTATGATGGAGACATTGCATTTGCCAGTGCCCTAGAAACTTTTGGTGGTGGACATAATGACCCAATCAGTGTGGCTTTTGGAG GCCCTGTTATGACCAAATTCACCATAGCCCTAAGGGAAATTGGGACATACAAGGAAGTTCTTCGATCACAG GTTGAGCATATGCTAAATGACAGGTTGCTTCAGTTTGTCAATATTGATTTGCAAGAGGTCAAG GAAGCACGGAAACGCTTTGACAAGGCTAGCCTTATCTATGACCAG ACTCGGGAGAGGTTTCTGTCACTAAGAAAAGGCACAAAAACTGATGTAGCTACTGCACTAGAAGAG GAGCTTCATAGTGCAAGATCTACATTTGAGCAAGCTCGGTTTAATCTG GTTACTGCCTTGTCAACTGTTGAAGCAAAGAAGAGATTTGAATTTTTGGAAGCAGTCAGTGGGACCATGGATGCTCATCTTCGTTACTTCAAACAG GGGTACGAGTTGTTGCACCAAATGGAGCCATATATTAACCAG GTCTTGACTTATGCTCAGCAATCAAGAGAAAGGTCCAATTATGAGCAGGCAGCCCTGAATGAAAGAATGCAAGAGTACAAACGACAGATTGATCGGGAGAGTAGGTGGGCATCAAATGGTTCTAATGGGTCTCCTAATGGAGATGGTATACAAGCCATTGGTAGAAGTTCACATAAGATGATAGAGGCTGTTATGCAATCTGCTGCAAAGGGAAAG GTTCAAACAATTCGACAAGGTTATCTCTCTAAGCGTTCCTCAAACTTAAGGGGTGACTGGAAAAGGAGATTTTTTGTTCTTGATAGTCGAGGAATGCTGTATTACTACCGTAAGCAGTGCAGCAAATCATCT gGGTCAAGTAGTCAACATTCTGGCCAGAGGAATAGTTCTGAGCTTGGTTCTGGACTTTTAAGTCGATGGCTGTCTTCTCATCACCATGGTGGAGTACATGATGAAAAATCTGTTGCTCATCACACTGTGAACCTGCTTACATCAACAATCAAAGTAGATGCTGACCAATCAGATTTGAGGTTTTGCTTCCGGATCATTTCACCCACAAAGAACTACACTTTGCAG GCAGAGAGTGCACTGGACCAAATGGATTGGATTGAAAAAATCACTGGTGTTATTGCCTCATTACTGAGTTCTCAGATTCCTGAAAGG ATGTTGCCTGCAAGCCCAATGGGAAGTGGTCATCATAGGTCTACCAGTGAGAGTAGTTCTTTTGAAAGTTCAGATTTTGATCACTCTGCTATTGAAGAATGTGCAGCAGACAGAAGTCTTGCTTCTGCACATCTGGAGCGCCCCTCAAGAAGTTTGCAACAGCAGCGATCCTGCACTAAAAGTGAGAAGCCAATTGATGTGCTACGAAGAGTTTGCGGGAATGATAAATGTGCTGATTGTGGTGCTCCTGAACCTGATTGGGCATCACTAAATCTTGGTGTTCTTGTTTGCATTGAGTGTTCTGGTGTGCACCGTAACCTCGGCGTGCACATATCAAAG GTCAGATCTCTTACTTTGGATGTTAAAGTGTGGGAACCTTCTGTCATAAGTTTATTTCAGTCTCTTGGGAATACTTTTGCCAACTCAGTCTGGGAGGAATTATTACAATCAAGAAGTGCCATTCAGGTTGATCTTGTCCCTACAGG CTTAAGCAAGTCTGATAAACCGCTGATGTTCTTCTTCCCCAAACCTTGTCAATCTGATTCTCTATCAGTGAAGGAAAAGTTCATCCATGCAAAG TATGCAGAGAAGCTTTTCGTTCGCAAGCCCAAGGACAACCGTCTCTCGGTGGCACAACAAATCTGGGAGGCTGTTCATGCTAATGACAAAAAAGCTGTATATCGATACATTGTTAATTCTGACGTTGATGTTAATGTTGCTTATGAGCAAATGTGCAACAGCTCCCTAACCCTTGCCAAAGTAATGATATTACAAGAGCAGCCTAGCCATGATCACAGCTCTACTTTGGCAGGGAACACATTGGACTGGTCCTCTAGTAAAGAAGGCCAGGTCATGGACAATCTAGATGGGTGCACCCTACTTCACCTTGCATGTGAAACTGCGGATATTGGCATGGTGGAGCTCCTCCTACAGTATGGTGCAAATGTTAATGCCTCTGATTCAAGAGGTCAAACGCCACTACATCGCTGTATTCTCAAAGGCAGATCTGCATTTGCAAGATTAATGCTTTCTAG AGGAGCAGATCCTCGAGCTGTGGATGAGCAGGGAAGAACCCCAATTGAACTTGCTGCAGAGTCAAATGCTGGTGAAAGAGAAGTCCATGCTCCATCAAATGACTCTAATGGATGA
- the LOC137827109 gene encoding ADP-ribosylation factor GTPase-activating protein AGD3 isoform X1, which produces MQFAKLDDSPMFRKQIQCMEESAESLRERSLKFYKGCRKYTEGLGEAYDGDIAFASALETFGGGHNDPISVAFGGPVMTKFTIALREIGTYKEVLRSQVEHMLNDRLLQFVNIDLQEVKEARKRFDKASLIYDQTRERFLSLRKGTKTDVATALEEELHSARSTFEQARFNLVTALSTVEAKKRFEFLEAVSGTMDAHLRYFKQGYELLHQMEPYINQVLTYAQQSRERSNYEQAALNERMQEYKRQIDRESRWASNGSNGSPNGDGIQAIGRSSHKMIEAVMQSAAKGKVQTIRQGYLSKRSSNLRGDWKRRFFVLDSRGMLYYYRKQCSKSSVRSGSSSQHSGQRNSSELGSGLLSRWLSSHHHGGVHDEKSVAHHTVNLLTSTIKVDADQSDLRFCFRIISPTKNYTLQAESALDQMDWIEKITGVIASLLSSQIPERMLPASPMGSGHHRSTSESSSFESSDFDHSAIEECAADRSLASAHLERPSRSLQQQRSCTKSEKPIDVLRRVCGNDKCADCGAPEPDWASLNLGVLVCIECSGVHRNLGVHISKVRSLTLDVKVWEPSVISLFQSLGNTFANSVWEELLQSRSAIQVDLVPTGLSKSDKPLMFFFPKPCQSDSLSVKEKFIHAKYAEKLFVRKPKDNRLSVAQQIWEAVHANDKKAVYRYIVNSDVDVNVAYEQMCNSSLTLAKVMILQEQPSHDHSSTLAGNTLDWSSSKEGQVMDNLDGCTLLHLACETADIGMVELLLQYGANVNASDSRGQTPLHRCILKGRSAFARLMLSRGADPRAVDEQGRTPIELAAESNAGEREVHAPSNDSNG; this is translated from the exons ATACAATGCATGGAGGAAAGTGCTGAATCTTTAAGAGAGAGaagtttaaaattttacaaaggaTGTAGAAAATACAC TGAAGGACTCGGGGAGGCCTATGATGGAGACATTGCATTTGCCAGTGCCCTAGAAACTTTTGGTGGTGGACATAATGACCCAATCAGTGTGGCTTTTGGAG GCCCTGTTATGACCAAATTCACCATAGCCCTAAGGGAAATTGGGACATACAAGGAAGTTCTTCGATCACAG GTTGAGCATATGCTAAATGACAGGTTGCTTCAGTTTGTCAATATTGATTTGCAAGAGGTCAAG GAAGCACGGAAACGCTTTGACAAGGCTAGCCTTATCTATGACCAG ACTCGGGAGAGGTTTCTGTCACTAAGAAAAGGCACAAAAACTGATGTAGCTACTGCACTAGAAGAG GAGCTTCATAGTGCAAGATCTACATTTGAGCAAGCTCGGTTTAATCTG GTTACTGCCTTGTCAACTGTTGAAGCAAAGAAGAGATTTGAATTTTTGGAAGCAGTCAGTGGGACCATGGATGCTCATCTTCGTTACTTCAAACAG GGGTACGAGTTGTTGCACCAAATGGAGCCATATATTAACCAG GTCTTGACTTATGCTCAGCAATCAAGAGAAAGGTCCAATTATGAGCAGGCAGCCCTGAATGAAAGAATGCAAGAGTACAAACGACAGATTGATCGGGAGAGTAGGTGGGCATCAAATGGTTCTAATGGGTCTCCTAATGGAGATGGTATACAAGCCATTGGTAGAAGTTCACATAAGATGATAGAGGCTGTTATGCAATCTGCTGCAAAGGGAAAG GTTCAAACAATTCGACAAGGTTATCTCTCTAAGCGTTCCTCAAACTTAAGGGGTGACTGGAAAAGGAGATTTTTTGTTCTTGATAGTCGAGGAATGCTGTATTACTACCGTAAGCAGTGCAGCAAATCATCTGTAAGAAGT gGGTCAAGTAGTCAACATTCTGGCCAGAGGAATAGTTCTGAGCTTGGTTCTGGACTTTTAAGTCGATGGCTGTCTTCTCATCACCATGGTGGAGTACATGATGAAAAATCTGTTGCTCATCACACTGTGAACCTGCTTACATCAACAATCAAAGTAGATGCTGACCAATCAGATTTGAGGTTTTGCTTCCGGATCATTTCACCCACAAAGAACTACACTTTGCAG GCAGAGAGTGCACTGGACCAAATGGATTGGATTGAAAAAATCACTGGTGTTATTGCCTCATTACTGAGTTCTCAGATTCCTGAAAGG ATGTTGCCTGCAAGCCCAATGGGAAGTGGTCATCATAGGTCTACCAGTGAGAGTAGTTCTTTTGAAAGTTCAGATTTTGATCACTCTGCTATTGAAGAATGTGCAGCAGACAGAAGTCTTGCTTCTGCACATCTGGAGCGCCCCTCAAGAAGTTTGCAACAGCAGCGATCCTGCACTAAAAGTGAGAAGCCAATTGATGTGCTACGAAGAGTTTGCGGGAATGATAAATGTGCTGATTGTGGTGCTCCTGAACCTGATTGGGCATCACTAAATCTTGGTGTTCTTGTTTGCATTGAGTGTTCTGGTGTGCACCGTAACCTCGGCGTGCACATATCAAAG GTCAGATCTCTTACTTTGGATGTTAAAGTGTGGGAACCTTCTGTCATAAGTTTATTTCAGTCTCTTGGGAATACTTTTGCCAACTCAGTCTGGGAGGAATTATTACAATCAAGAAGTGCCATTCAGGTTGATCTTGTCCCTACAGG CTTAAGCAAGTCTGATAAACCGCTGATGTTCTTCTTCCCCAAACCTTGTCAATCTGATTCTCTATCAGTGAAGGAAAAGTTCATCCATGCAAAG TATGCAGAGAAGCTTTTCGTTCGCAAGCCCAAGGACAACCGTCTCTCGGTGGCACAACAAATCTGGGAGGCTGTTCATGCTAATGACAAAAAAGCTGTATATCGATACATTGTTAATTCTGACGTTGATGTTAATGTTGCTTATGAGCAAATGTGCAACAGCTCCCTAACCCTTGCCAAAGTAATGATATTACAAGAGCAGCCTAGCCATGATCACAGCTCTACTTTGGCAGGGAACACATTGGACTGGTCCTCTAGTAAAGAAGGCCAGGTCATGGACAATCTAGATGGGTGCACCCTACTTCACCTTGCATGTGAAACTGCGGATATTGGCATGGTGGAGCTCCTCCTACAGTATGGTGCAAATGTTAATGCCTCTGATTCAAGAGGTCAAACGCCACTACATCGCTGTATTCTCAAAGGCAGATCTGCATTTGCAAGATTAATGCTTTCTAG AGGAGCAGATCCTCGAGCTGTGGATGAGCAGGGAAGAACCCCAATTGAACTTGCTGCAGAGTCAAATGCTGGTGAAAGAGAAGTCCATGCTCCATCAAATGACTCTAATGGATGA